One Candidatus Spechtbacteria bacterium DNA window includes the following coding sequences:
- a CDS encoding polyribonucleotide nucleotidyltransferase, with translation MQKEYTLEVGGRTLTASFPNWAEQTNGSALVRYGDTVVLATTVMGKSPREGIDYFPLMVEYQEKFYAAGRIRGSRFVKREGRPSDDAILTGRMIDRSLRPRFDQRTRNDVQVTVSVLSVDGMNDPDIPSFIAASLSLLVSDIPWNGPVSAVRVGRIDGNWTLNPTTDLTPKTDVEVIVASTEDRINMLEAGASQVSEEEIAEAIEFGHRANASIIEFQKNIQKEIGRTKSPVIILEPDEALVQEVREFTKNKLEAALFQEFKQERMEAVTALHHAFAGELKLKYPDDKMRRETALALFEEEINRLVHEKALRGIRVDGRKPDELRSISANVGFLPRTHGSGLFMRGLTHVLSVCTLGAPGDAQIMEEMTGEYTKRFMLHYNFPGFSVGEPTPNRGPGRREIGHGALAERALEAVIPNVEDFPYTIRIVSETLSSNGSSSQGSATSASLALMDAGVPIKAAVAGIAIGLMMGSDGSAQVLTDIQGPEDHHGDMDFKVAGTKNGVTAIQMDVKIEGITVDILKEALRHGKKARMKILATVSEAIEEPRATLSPYAPLVQVLKINPSKIRLVIGTGGKTINEIIAETNTKIDIEDDGTVFVTAQNQTDGKRAIERIQNLTHETKIGELFQAKVVKIAEFGAFVEYLPGQEGLVHVSELASTYVKSVEDIVKVGDIIPVKVVKIDEQGKVGLSRKQAM, from the coding sequence ATGCAAAAAGAATATACTTTGGAAGTTGGGGGACGAACATTAACTGCTTCATTTCCTAATTGGGCTGAACAAACAAACGGTTCCGCCCTTGTTCGCTATGGCGACACAGTCGTTTTAGCAACAACAGTTATGGGGAAAAGCCCGCGAGAGGGAATAGATTATTTTCCTCTCATGGTTGAGTACCAAGAGAAATTTTACGCCGCGGGACGTATTCGCGGATCACGCTTTGTAAAACGTGAGGGCAGGCCGAGTGATGACGCTATCCTAACTGGCCGCATGATTGATCGCTCTTTGCGCCCTCGCTTTGACCAACGCACGCGCAATGATGTGCAGGTTACTGTGTCTGTTTTATCAGTTGACGGCATGAATGACCCGGATATTCCTTCGTTCATAGCAGCTTCTTTAAGCTTACTTGTGTCAGACATACCATGGAATGGCCCTGTTAGCGCTGTTCGCGTGGGAAGAATTGATGGAAACTGGACGCTAAACCCGACCACTGACCTAACGCCAAAGACCGATGTAGAAGTTATTGTCGCAAGCACAGAAGACCGCATAAACATGCTGGAAGCTGGCGCGAGCCAAGTTTCTGAAGAAGAAATTGCCGAAGCAATTGAGTTTGGACACCGCGCGAATGCCTCAATTATTGAATTTCAAAAGAATATACAAAAAGAAATTGGCCGTACCAAATCTCCGGTAATAATCTTGGAGCCGGATGAGGCGCTAGTACAAGAAGTACGCGAATTTACTAAAAACAAGCTTGAAGCCGCTCTCTTTCAAGAATTCAAGCAAGAGCGCATGGAAGCGGTAACAGCGCTTCATCACGCTTTTGCAGGAGAATTGAAACTAAAATATCCTGACGACAAAATGCGCCGCGAAACAGCTCTCGCCCTTTTTGAAGAAGAAATTAACCGCCTTGTTCACGAAAAAGCATTGCGGGGCATACGCGTTGATGGCAGAAAGCCTGACGAACTACGCTCTATTAGCGCCAATGTTGGATTTTTGCCTCGCACGCACGGCTCTGGTCTTTTCATGCGCGGACTCACTCACGTACTATCTGTTTGCACGCTGGGAGCGCCTGGCGACGCGCAAATAATGGAAGAAATGACAGGGGAATACACGAAGCGTTTTATGCTTCACTACAATTTTCCTGGTTTCTCTGTCGGCGAGCCAACTCCCAACCGCGGTCCAGGCAGACGCGAAATCGGCCATGGAGCTCTTGCGGAGCGCGCGCTGGAGGCGGTTATCCCCAACGTGGAAGATTTTCCATACACAATTCGCATAGTTTCTGAAACACTATCCTCAAATGGATCGTCTTCACAGGGTTCCGCCACCTCGGCCTCGCTGGCTTTGATGGACGCTGGCGTACCAATCAAAGCAGCAGTAGCGGGCATTGCTATTGGCTTAATGATGGGCTCTGACGGATCCGCGCAAGTGCTTACCGACATCCAAGGACCCGAAGATCACCATGGCGATATGGACTTTAAAGTTGCTGGCACAAAGAATGGCGTGACTGCAATTCAGATGGATGTTAAAATAGAAGGGATTACGGTTGATATTCTAAAAGAGGCATTACGACATGGTAAAAAAGCTCGCATGAAAATTCTTGCGACAGTATCTGAAGCAATAGAAGAGCCGCGCGCGACACTTTCACCTTACGCGCCGCTTGTGCAGGTTTTGAAAATTAACCCAAGTAAGATAAGATTAGTAATAGGCACTGGCGGGAAGACTATTAATGAAATTATTGCCGAGACAAATACTAAAATTGATATTGAAGATGATGGAACGGTATTTGTTACCGCGCAAAATCAAACAGACGGCAAGCGCGCGATTGAAAGAATCCAAAACTTAACTCACGAAACAAAGATAGGGGAGCTATTCCAAGCCAAAGTAGTGAAAATTGCAGAGTTTGGCGCATTTGTGGAATACCTACCTGGCCAAGAGGGTCTCGTGCATGTTTCAGAGCTTGCATCAACATACGTAAAAAGCGTAGAGGATATCGTTAAGGTAGGAGATATTATTCCCGTTAAGGTTGTTAAAATAGACGAGCAGGGGAAAGTTGGACTTTCGCGAAAACAGGCGATGTAG
- a CDS encoding NYN domain-containing protein, translating into MPVIRHKAQRVCVLIDVQNFYHSARNLYQRRVDFEAVLRTAVAGRQLVRSFAYVVSTESGEEQTFFEALEKLGIEIRVKELQIFFGGAKKADWDVGIAVDAIRMTNHVDVIILMSGDGDFIPLVEYLQNRGIQTEVVAFGKSASSRLRETADDFLDLCEEPEKFLLKQARPRRTNTKTETHGT; encoded by the coding sequence ATGCCTGTTATTCGTCACAAAGCTCAACGAGTCTGCGTCCTTATAGACGTGCAGAACTTTTACCACAGCGCTCGTAATCTCTATCAGCGTAGGGTTGACTTTGAGGCGGTGCTTCGTACCGCAGTCGCAGGGCGCCAACTTGTGCGCTCTTTTGCGTATGTGGTAAGCACTGAATCTGGCGAAGAGCAAACATTTTTTGAAGCACTGGAGAAGCTTGGAATTGAAATACGCGTAAAAGAACTGCAAATTTTCTTTGGCGGCGCTAAAAAGGCAGATTGGGACGTCGGAATCGCTGTTGACGCCATCCGCATGACCAACCACGTTGACGTTATCATACTAATGAGCGGGGATGGCGACTTTATTCCTCTGGTAGAATATCTTCAAAACAGAGGAATTCAAACAGAGGTGGTTGCGTTCGGCAAAAGCGCGTCGTCGCGTTTGCGAGAAACGGCAGACGACTTCCTCGACCTATGTGAAGAGCCGGAGAAGTTCTTGCTAAAACAAGCCCGCCCACGCCGTACAAATACAAAGACAGAGACTCATGGTACATAA
- the rpsO gene encoding 30S ribosomal protein S15: MLSSTTKSKIVEKFKVHEGDTGSAEVQIALLTDEIKALVKHLKTHDKDNHSRRGLLKMVSKRKKLLKYLSTEDTRRYNKVIKALGLKK; the protein is encoded by the coding sequence ATGCTTAGTTCAACCACAAAAAGCAAAATCGTTGAGAAGTTCAAGGTTCATGAAGGTGATACTGGATCCGCGGAAGTGCAGATCGCTTTGCTGACCGATGAAATAAAAGCTTTGGTCAAACACCTCAAAACCCACGACAAAGACAATCACTCGCGCCGCGGACTTTTAAAAATGGTGTCAAAGCGCAAAAAACTTCTCAAGTATCTCTCCACAGAGGACACGCGACGATATAATAAAGTTATAAAGGCTCTTGGATTAAAGAAATAA
- a CDS encoding DUF4430 domain-containing protein gives MKKIVISLIVIILAALVLFVLYPLRGSGALTFLRQELNLQEAFQESEQISPLAPTISYQGVEGKNALELLKQHYSIQSKDYGHDLGEFVEAIDGITPQKDEFWALFVNSKSSMVGASSYITKNGDVIEWRIQKISSAN, from the coding sequence ATGAAAAAAATCGTTATCAGTCTTATCGTTATTATTCTCGCGGCGCTCGTGTTGTTTGTGCTTTATCCACTTAGGGGCAGTGGCGCGCTAACATTCTTACGCCAAGAGCTCAATCTACAAGAGGCATTTCAAGAATCCGAGCAGATTTCACCGCTAGCGCCAACGATTTCCTACCAAGGAGTTGAGGGTAAAAACGCGCTTGAGCTGCTAAAACAACACTATTCTATTCAAAGCAAAGACTACGGACATGACCTCGGTGAGTTTGTTGAAGCAATCGATGGCATTACGCCGCAAAAAGATGAATTTTGGGCGCTTTTTGTAAACAGCAAGTCTTCAATGGTTGGAGCATCGTCTTACATAACCAAAAATGGAGATGTAATTGAGTGGAGGATTCAAAAGATAAGCTCTGCAAACTAA
- a CDS encoding elongation factor P, with protein MLTMNDLKKGTIFVLEDQPYVVLESSHSKMAQSRAVMQTKIKNLVTGSTLNRTFQQADRLEEAEIERKKFVFLFAHRGEYCFVNEKDKSKRFFMKEEEVGSSKDYLKPNSPVDLEFFGEKVIRVMIPVKMDLKVIEAPPSIKGDTATGGTKTVVLETGARIQAPLFVEMGDIIRVNTDLGTYAERVEKGK; from the coding sequence ATGCTTACAATGAATGATCTCAAAAAAGGAACGATCTTTGTGCTGGAGGACCAACCCTATGTTGTTCTTGAGTCAAGTCATTCAAAAATGGCTCAATCGCGCGCTGTCATGCAGACAAAAATTAAGAATCTAGTTACTGGATCTACGCTAAACAGGACTTTCCAGCAGGCCGATCGCTTAGAAGAGGCTGAAATTGAAAGAAAGAAGTTTGTATTTCTCTTTGCGCATCGCGGAGAATACTGCTTTGTCAATGAAAAGGACAAATCAAAGCGTTTCTTTATGAAGGAGGAAGAAGTTGGCTCTAGCAAAGACTATCTCAAGCCAAACTCCCCCGTTGACCTTGAGTTCTTCGGAGAAAAGGTTATTCGCGTTATGATTCCCGTGAAAATGGACTTAAAAGTAATAGAAGCTCCCCCGTCAATAAAAGGAGATACTGCTACGGGTGGTACGAAAACCGTCGTACTAGAGACCGGAGCACGAATACAAGCGCCGCTTTTTGTTGAAATGGGTGATATAATACGCGTGAACACAGATCTTGGGACTTATGCGGAGCGGGTTGAAAAGGGAAAATAA
- a CDS encoding ABC transporter ATP-binding protein, with the protein MEQEPIIKIEGLRLVYDKGKPNETLALKDINLQISPEEYIVFFGPSGSGKSSLLYIIAGMEVATQGHVFVSGKDITKFNQHELAIFHQSTIGMVFQAYNLVPTLSVLANVILPSMLRSGNRSQRAERANMLLNKFGLGPYLERLPNELSGGQQQRVAIVRALMNNPPIILADEPVGNLDTQSAKIVMDILKDLNDNEKRTVILVTHEPSYLQFAHRVYYIRDGSIEREGVNKESLNMDLTQKSSAPSTQSQIMPVELENLVRKHPGATLDQLKAKAITGFLTSPYSVETVGRIEKAVTERLTGKLTAAAFLDALERPQEKDGVGLDKEVANKLLKQLEELVVVSEVIGRKQSNSTQENQKYLSADEIQLDATMRYLLEDVSNPLSENQKNRLKDITSRRLQDKMTSLTYEEELKKPLQDGGVGLDESVVERVARKMEAILLRITPS; encoded by the coding sequence ATGGAACAAGAGCCAATAATAAAAATTGAAGGGCTGCGGCTTGTTTATGATAAGGGCAAACCCAATGAAACTCTTGCGCTGAAAGATATAAACCTTCAGATCTCTCCGGAGGAATACATTGTGTTTTTTGGTCCTTCGGGTAGCGGCAAATCATCCCTTTTGTATATTATTGCGGGCATGGAAGTTGCTACGCAAGGACACGTGTTTGTGTCGGGGAAAGACATCACTAAATTCAACCAGCATGAACTCGCAATATTCCATCAGAGCACTATTGGAATGGTTTTCCAAGCATATAATCTTGTGCCTACGCTAAGCGTTTTGGCAAATGTTATTCTGCCGAGCATGTTGCGTTCTGGGAACCGTTCGCAGCGCGCAGAGAGAGCCAATATGCTATTAAATAAATTTGGTCTCGGGCCATATCTAGAGCGTCTTCCAAACGAGCTTTCCGGCGGGCAACAGCAACGCGTAGCCATTGTGCGCGCATTAATGAATAATCCGCCCATTATTTTGGCGGATGAGCCGGTGGGAAATCTCGATACGCAATCCGCCAAAATTGTTATGGATATTTTAAAAGATTTAAATGATAATGAAAAAAGGACTGTTATTTTGGTTACACACGAGCCTTCGTATCTTCAATTTGCCCACCGCGTGTATTATATTCGCGATGGAAGTATTGAGCGCGAGGGGGTTAATAAAGAAAGCTTGAACATGGACTTGACGCAGAAGAGTTCTGCGCCGTCCACGCAGTCCCAAATAATGCCAGTAGAGTTAGAGAATCTTGTTAGAAAACATCCTGGAGCAACATTAGATCAGCTAAAAGCCAAAGCAATTACAGGTTTTTTAACCTCTCCATACAGTGTTGAGACGGTAGGGCGTATCGAAAAAGCCGTTACAGAACGACTGACTGGAAAGCTTACAGCCGCAGCATTTTTAGATGCTTTAGAGAGGCCGCAAGAAAAAGATGGGGTCGGACTTGATAAAGAAGTCGCAAATAAACTGCTAAAACAACTCGAGGAGCTTGTAGTTGTATCCGAAGTTATAGGACGAAAACAAAGCAATTCTACGCAGGAAAATCAAAAATATTTATCTGCAGATGAGATACAGCTAGACGCTACCATGCGGTACCTCCTAGAAGATGTGAGTAATCCTCTGTCGGAAAATCAGAAGAATCGCCTAAAGGATATCACTTCTAGGAGGCTACAGGATAAAATGACTAGCTTAACATACGAAGAAGAGCTTAAAAAGCCTTTGCAAGATGGCGGTGTCGGGCTTGACGAGTCTGTAGTTGAGAGGGTGGCACGGAAAATGGAGGCAATATTGCTTAGAATTACACCTTCCTAG
- a CDS encoding ABC transporter permease — MAVILLFLFIASTAFFVLYEAKLKSLERIQGRTIVISATLGLAQFSYEAIKFIFNSLVVGIKAFVGEMVNAGRSRQLGGVVGPAISPRVSIIRAVPTQRPRAGELIIKAIKLPGFLIGLVINTVVIVFKVVFLGVLFIIGGVFKLFLLSSRILAEGVACVLRRLRFLSVFVASTVFNAIERSPLPKTTWFERIRAGLAKLKERGEVQLKPISAEKIDLSHFASAPETKMSISAVKVEGGAGLTVIDLLYLATHTFVARPMRTFLTILGMSVGLGTVLLLVSLGYGLQEVLLQRIASSDVLLTLDVMPGAEGRMPVTREHLAVLASIDGVAEISPELVTAGQVDFDSISSEAVVHIVEPDYFILNGDKSSLGHFFTEQDPSEGLVVTTALANLFDVKDVSGVIGKPLGVQIFVPKLSEEGVLEVLMFTIPSSKPIIGVIDNPIESAVYASQELAKDVAVSEYTGAKVRVGDSSVLESVRGAIVSLGFTVSAIADTIDQAQTVFRILQIILAFFGLAALIVSAIGMFNTMTISLLERTNEIGILKALGATQNDIRRMFLVESFLMGFLGGLGGLAIGYGLGYLVNIGMGFLARALGGDVVNIFSAPTWFVGIILFMSPVIGTLTGFWPAQRAAAMHPLAALRYK, encoded by the coding sequence ATGGCAGTTATACTTCTTTTTCTATTTATAGCTTCCACGGCATTCTTTGTGCTTTATGAAGCAAAACTGAAGTCTTTGGAGAGAATCCAAGGAAGGACTATTGTAATTTCTGCTACTCTTGGATTAGCTCAATTTTCGTATGAGGCTATCAAGTTTATCTTTAATTCGCTTGTTGTAGGAATAAAAGCGTTTGTTGGCGAGATGGTTAACGCTGGAAGGTCGCGACAATTGGGAGGCGTTGTAGGACCTGCTATTTCGCCACGCGTCTCTATTATACGCGCAGTACCAACGCAGAGGCCGCGAGCAGGCGAGCTTATTATAAAAGCGATTAAGTTACCGGGATTCCTTATAGGGCTTGTTATTAATACAGTCGTGATTGTATTCAAAGTTGTTTTTCTCGGAGTATTGTTTATCATAGGCGGTGTATTTAAGCTATTCCTGCTTTCCTCCAGGATTCTTGCGGAAGGGGTTGCGTGTGTTTTGCGGCGGTTGCGTTTTCTGTCAGTTTTTGTTGCTAGTACAGTTTTTAATGCTATTGAGAGAAGTCCATTACCTAAGACCACGTGGTTTGAGCGCATACGTGCCGGGCTAGCTAAGCTGAAAGAACGCGGGGAGGTGCAATTAAAGCCAATTTCCGCAGAAAAAATTGATTTATCCCATTTTGCTTCAGCGCCAGAAACAAAAATGAGCATTAGCGCGGTGAAGGTTGAAGGCGGGGCTGGTTTAACAGTGATAGACCTGCTCTATCTTGCAACGCATACATTTGTTGCTAGGCCAATGAGGACGTTTTTGACGATTCTGGGCATGAGTGTAGGTTTGGGCACGGTTTTGCTGCTTGTTTCCCTTGGTTATGGCCTGCAAGAAGTTCTGTTGCAACGCATAGCGAGCTCCGATGTTTTGCTTACCCTTGATGTAATGCCAGGCGCCGAGGGGCGAATGCCAGTAACACGGGAGCATCTGGCAGTATTGGCTAGTATTGATGGTGTCGCGGAGATCAGCCCGGAGCTTGTAACTGCGGGGCAGGTGGACTTTGATTCTATTTCAAGCGAAGCCGTTGTGCATATCGTTGAACCTGATTATTTCATTCTTAATGGTGATAAATCAAGTCTCGGTCATTTCTTTACAGAACAGGATCCCTCGGAGGGCCTTGTTGTAACAACGGCACTTGCAAACCTTTTTGATGTTAAGGATGTGTCAGGGGTGATTGGAAAGCCACTTGGTGTGCAAATTTTTGTTCCTAAGCTTTCTGAAGAAGGGGTGCTAGAGGTGCTGATGTTTACCATCCCGTCTTCTAAACCAATTATTGGTGTTATAGACAATCCAATTGAAAGCGCTGTTTATGCATCTCAAGAACTTGCTAAAGATGTTGCCGTGTCAGAATATACTGGCGCTAAGGTTAGGGTGGGCGACAGCAGCGTTCTTGAATCCGTGAGAGGCGCAATTGTAAGCTTAGGATTTACTGTTTCAGCCATTGCCGATACCATAGATCAAGCGCAGACAGTGTTTAGAATTTTGCAGATTATTCTCGCATTCTTTGGCCTAGCGGCGCTCATCGTTTCCGCAATCGGAATGTTTAACACAATGACCATATCTTTATTGGAGAGAACTAACGAAATTGGCATTCTTAAGGCACTGGGTGCTACGCAGAATGATATACGCAGAATGTTCCTAGTGGAGTCGTTTTTGATGGGATTTCTGGGTGGTTTAGGGGGACTTGCTATTGGCTATGGGCTTGGTTATTTAGTGAATATAGGCATGGGTTTTTTAGCTCGAGCATTGGGAGGGGACGTAGTTAATATTTTCTCCGCCCCCACGTGGTTTGTGGGTATTATATTATTCATGTCGCCCGTTATCGGAACACTTACTGGTTTTTGGCCAGCACAGCGTGCCGCGGCCATGCATCCTTTGGCGGCGTTGAGATACAAGTAA
- a CDS encoding HD domain-containing protein — protein MQRLFPDSFYENVFGTITIKTNSAQIKNSEEKLKDNYGQLPTSLVTFSDIYGQLQTSLRTITDIKKSKNIELIEVTTFRKESGYSDRRHPDIVTFTDKIEEDLARRDFTINAMAMRLDGSIVDPYEGQKDLEDKIIRAVGNPDTRFQEDALRMMRAIRFFVTLDFAISDKTLNAIVTNKKLIMDISAERIRDELVKIINARRAQEGIELLQEVGLLKEILPELAAGFNVGQNKHHIYTVFEHNVRALGWCAKNNYEFHVRIASLLHDVGKPQTKRGDGVDSTFYGHEIVGARITRKALQRLKFPNEIIEKVWLLVRYHLFYYNVGEVTERSVRRLLAKVGPENINDLLQVRQADRIGSGVPKAMPYRLRHFQYMIEKVQKDPTSVKMLAVNGNDIMEQLHVEPGPLVGQILAILLDEVLDDPTRNTKEYLLNKAQKLSKLKPEELQNRRKESEEKQKQLDEEVHEEIRERYWVKE, from the coding sequence ATTCAAAGACTATTCCCTGACAGCTTCTACGAAAATGTTTTTGGCACCATTACCATAAAAACAAATTCTGCTCAAATTAAAAACTCGGAGGAAAAATTAAAAGACAATTATGGACAATTACCGACATCGTTAGTGACATTTAGTGACATTTATGGACAATTACAGACATCGTTGCGGACAATTACAGACATCAAAAAATCAAAAAACATAGAGTTGATTGAGGTTACGACGTTCAGAAAAGAATCTGGTTATTCTGACAGGCGCCACCCGGATATCGTGACATTTACTGACAAAATAGAAGAAGATTTAGCTCGCCGTGATTTTACCATAAACGCAATGGCAATGCGGCTTGACGGCAGTATCGTTGATCCTTATGAAGGACAAAAAGATTTGGAAGACAAGATTATCCGCGCCGTTGGAAACCCGGATACGCGCTTCCAAGAAGATGCCTTGCGCATGATGAGAGCAATACGTTTTTTTGTGACATTAGACTTTGCGATTAGTGACAAAACATTAAACGCAATTGTCACTAATAAAAAACTTATTATGGACATTTCCGCGGAACGAATCCGTGACGAACTTGTCAAAATTATCAATGCACGACGAGCGCAAGAGGGCATTGAGTTGCTACAAGAAGTCGGGTTATTGAAGGAAATCCTGCCAGAACTTGCTGCAGGATTTAATGTCGGACAAAATAAACATCATATTTACACCGTATTTGAACATAACGTACGCGCTCTGGGCTGGTGCGCTAAAAATAACTATGAATTTCATGTACGTATCGCTTCCCTGCTGCACGACGTAGGCAAGCCGCAAACAAAGCGCGGAGATGGGGTAGATTCAACGTTCTACGGCCATGAAATTGTTGGCGCGCGAATCACCCGCAAGGCACTACAACGCCTAAAATTTCCCAATGAAATCATTGAAAAAGTGTGGCTGCTTGTGCGTTACCATCTTTTTTACTATAACGTGGGAGAAGTTACAGAACGCTCTGTGCGCCGTCTGCTTGCCAAAGTCGGACCAGAGAATATCAACGATTTATTGCAAGTGCGCCAGGCAGATCGCATTGGCTCTGGTGTGCCAAAAGCAATGCCCTATCGCTTGCGCCACTTCCAGTACATGATAGAAAAGGTGCAGAAAGACCCTACTAGCGTTAAAATGCTAGCAGTAAATGGCAATGATATTATGGAGCAATTGCATGTTGAACCAGGTCCGCTAGTAGGTCAAATACTGGCGATTTTGCTCGACGAAGTGCTTGATGACCCAACGAGAAATACCAAAGAATATTTGCTTAACAAAGCGCAAAAGCTAAGCAAATTAAAGCCGGAAGAGCTCCAAAACCGCCGCAAAGAGTCTGAGGAGAAACAGAAACAACTGGATGAGGAGGTGCATGAGGAAATACGGGAACGGTATTGGGTGAAAGAATAG